From Bordetella flabilis, the proteins below share one genomic window:
- a CDS encoding haloacid dehalogenase type II translates to MNLAKAIVFDLYGTLFDVHTVARRCDGYYPGRGLDMSVMWRQKQLEYTWLRTLMGQYIPFEDATRDALVYTCERLGLPLSEADRATLCEAYLELAPYPEVPAALRRLQATGLPLAILSNGSAFSIGRVVDGAGLRPHFSHLLSVESVGVFKPHGEVYELACRTLALPARQILFVSSNAWDAAGAAHFGFKVCWVNRNDSPFDELGTRPLMMIKQLDELPALLGG, encoded by the coding sequence ATGAACTTGGCGAAGGCTATCGTCTTCGATCTGTACGGGACGCTGTTCGACGTGCATACGGTCGCGCGGCGCTGCGACGGGTACTATCCCGGGCGCGGCCTGGACATGAGCGTGATGTGGCGGCAGAAGCAGTTGGAATACACCTGGCTGCGCACATTGATGGGACAGTACATCCCGTTCGAGGACGCCACGCGCGATGCGCTGGTCTATACCTGCGAGCGCCTGGGCTTGCCGCTGAGCGAGGCGGACCGCGCAACGCTGTGCGAGGCATACCTGGAGCTGGCGCCTTATCCGGAGGTGCCGGCGGCGCTGCGACGGCTGCAGGCGACGGGACTGCCGCTGGCCATCCTGTCGAACGGTTCGGCCTTTTCCATCGGCCGCGTCGTCGACGGGGCAGGGCTGCGCCCGCACTTTTCGCATTTGCTCAGCGTGGAAAGCGTCGGCGTGTTCAAGCCGCATGGCGAGGTTTACGAACTGGCGTGCCGGACCCTGGCGCTGCCTGCGCGGCAGATCCTGTTCGTGTCCTCGAATGCCTGGGACGCCGCAGGCGCGGCTCACTTCGGATTCAAGGTCTGTTGGGTGAATCGCAACGACAGCCCTTTCGATGAATTGGGCACAAGGCCGCTCATGATGATCAAGCAGCTGGACGAGTTGCCCGCGTTGCTGGGCGGCTGA
- a CDS encoding homocysteine S-methyltransferase family protein, whose translation MTRIPYAQASVSGRPMLADGGIETRLIYEFGADLPEFASFLPLFRDDRGALERIYRSYLRVTADSGLPMQIGTPTWRAHPDCLARLGYDAPDDLARVNREAVRLLDDLRAQAGLQDRVYIAGVIGPRRDGYDPAGAPGAAEARAYHARQAEVLAACGVDLLYAPTFACASELLGVAQAMASTGLPYVLAPVLGEDGRLPDGTTLTDAIAAVDAAVAPQPLHVMVGCVHPSRVQAIAARGPAGALPDRVAGIKANASTLPPDQLDKLGRLDEGDCESFARQMTALRRDHGLRVLGGCCGTNDRHIAALAALLTATPAS comes from the coding sequence ATGACCCGCATCCCTTACGCCCAGGCCTCCGTGTCCGGCCGTCCCATGCTTGCCGACGGCGGCATCGAAACGCGGCTGATCTATGAGTTCGGCGCAGACCTGCCGGAGTTCGCCTCGTTCCTGCCGCTTTTCCGCGACGACCGCGGGGCGCTGGAACGCATCTATCGCAGCTACCTGCGGGTCACCGCGGATAGCGGCCTGCCGATGCAGATCGGCACGCCGACCTGGCGCGCACATCCGGACTGCCTGGCGCGGCTGGGTTACGACGCGCCCGACGACCTTGCGCGGGTAAACCGCGAAGCGGTACGCCTGCTCGACGACCTGCGCGCGCAGGCCGGGCTGCAGGACCGCGTCTACATCGCCGGCGTGATCGGCCCGCGCCGCGATGGCTACGATCCCGCCGGCGCACCGGGCGCCGCCGAAGCCCGGGCGTATCACGCCCGCCAGGCCGAGGTGCTGGCCGCGTGCGGCGTCGACCTGCTGTATGCCCCCACCTTTGCCTGCGCCTCGGAATTGCTCGGCGTGGCCCAGGCCATGGCGTCTACCGGCCTGCCTTACGTCCTCGCACCCGTGCTGGGGGAGGACGGCCGCCTGCCCGACGGCACGACCTTGACCGATGCCATCGCCGCCGTCGACGCAGCGGTGGCGCCGCAGCCGCTGCACGTCATGGTCGGCTGCGTGCACCCCTCGCGCGTTCAGGCAATTGCCGCGAGGGGCCCGGCCGGCGCCTTGCCGGACCGCGTCGCCGGCATCAAGGCCAACGCATCGACCTTGCCACCGGATCAGCTGGACAAGCTGGGCCGGCTGGACGAAGGGGATTGCGAGTCGTTCGCGCGGCAGATGACGGCCTTGCGCCGCGACCACGGCCTGCGCGTGCTGGGCGGCTGCTGCGGGACCAATGACCGCCATATCGCCGCGCTGGCGGCATTGCTGACCGCAACGCCGGCATCTTGA
- a CDS encoding isocitrate lyase/PEP mutase family protein, translated as MSAAIAPAGPAHPGKAARLRLALRERLSQAGRTAQTLIAPGVYDAYGARMVQHAGFQAVYMTGNGVSASLLGKPDVGLVDLTMITSHARRVAACVDLPLICDADTGYGAAVGIRRTVEEFEAAGVAAIHIEDQQSPKRCAQFPGARDVLPFDVAVTRIAAAAAARDRATGLLVIARTDCAASLGLDEAIRRAQAFARAGADAVFVELKAHVRILEDIRAVTERAGVPCIFNLDSGGPLANLRPADLQNLGIALAIYPALLRNALGHAMREALAHLRDDGNTAAMRERMLSAAEYNEYLGLAEVEAWERSYPA; from the coding sequence ATGAGCGCCGCGATAGCCCCGGCGGGCCCCGCACACCCCGGCAAAGCCGCCCGCCTGCGCCTGGCGCTGCGCGAGCGGCTGTCCCAGGCCGGGCGCACCGCGCAGACGCTTATAGCGCCCGGCGTATATGACGCGTATGGCGCGCGCATGGTGCAGCACGCAGGCTTCCAGGCCGTATATATGACGGGCAACGGCGTATCGGCGAGCCTGCTTGGAAAGCCCGACGTGGGACTGGTCGACTTGACCATGATCACCAGCCACGCCCGGCGGGTGGCGGCGTGCGTGGACCTGCCGCTGATATGCGACGCGGACACAGGCTATGGCGCCGCCGTCGGCATCCGCCGCACGGTGGAGGAGTTCGAGGCCGCCGGTGTCGCCGCCATACACATCGAAGACCAGCAATCGCCCAAGCGCTGCGCCCAATTCCCCGGCGCGCGCGACGTGCTGCCCTTCGACGTGGCGGTGACGCGCATCGCCGCCGCCGCGGCCGCGCGCGACCGCGCCACCGGCCTGCTGGTCATCGCCCGCACGGACTGCGCCGCCTCGCTCGGGCTGGACGAAGCGATACGGCGGGCGCAGGCTTTCGCGCGCGCGGGCGCGGACGCCGTTTTCGTCGAACTCAAGGCCCATGTACGTATCCTGGAGGACATCCGGGCGGTCACCGAGCGCGCCGGCGTGCCCTGCATTTTCAACCTCGACTCCGGCGGGCCACTGGCGAACCTGCGCCCCGCGGACCTGCAGAACCTCGGCATCGCCCTGGCAATCTATCCCGCGCTGCTGCGCAATGCGCTGGGCCACGCCATGCGCGAGGCACTGGCCCATCTGCGGGACGACGGCAACACTGCCGCCATGCGCGAACGGATGCTGAGCGCGGCGGAATACAACGAGTACCTGGGCCTGGCCGAAGTGGAAGCATGGGAGCGCAGCTATCCGGCGTGA
- a CDS encoding 3-isopropylmalate dehydratase, whose product MPETMRDIISGPVHLLGDDVNTDLHCSGKYLPGKDEAQIAAQAFDGLSPGFAGRFRPGGIIAAGRHFGINSSREQAVHILHRLGVAAIVAPSFGRQFFRNAINNGLLVLECETAGLADGDEITIDLAQGRLLAPRSGMQQALRALPPQIRAILQEGGLIPFLRKHPGWRISA is encoded by the coding sequence ATGCCTGAAACCATGCGGGACATCATCAGCGGTCCGGTCCATCTACTGGGCGACGACGTCAACACCGACCTCCACTGCTCGGGCAAATACCTGCCCGGCAAGGATGAAGCGCAGATCGCCGCGCAGGCCTTCGATGGCCTGTCGCCAGGCTTCGCCGGCCGCTTCCGTCCGGGCGGCATCATCGCCGCCGGGCGTCATTTCGGCATCAACTCTTCGCGTGAACAGGCCGTCCACATCCTGCACCGGCTGGGCGTGGCCGCCATCGTCGCGCCCTCGTTCGGCAGGCAGTTCTTTCGCAATGCGATCAACAATGGGCTTCTGGTGCTGGAGTGCGAAACCGCCGGCCTGGCCGACGGCGACGAGATCACCATCGACCTGGCGCAAGGGCGGTTGCTGGCGCCGCGCAGCGGTATGCAACAGGCCCTGCGTGCGCTGCCGCCGCAGATCCGCGCCATCCTGCAGGAAGGCGGGTTGATTCCCTTCCTGCGCAAGCATCCCGGCTGGAGGATTTCCGCATGA
- a CDS encoding 3-isopropylmalate dehydratase large subunit — translation MPSTIAEKILARHAGLDEVRAGDIVIADVDFAMVHDARAPNAIRMVDKMAATSLPFAPRTAWVLDHYSPPPNLAAAQTHTAMRRFADEHGSPLYDIGDGICHQVLPEGGHLTCGDLVVGTDTHSVTYGAFNAFGTGVEGTDVTAVMATGKVWLRVPQSARIELQGRLQPGVWAKDVTLHMLGRFGAEGLNYHAIEYVGSAVGAMEVDDRMTLANHAAELGAKAALLEADDKVIAWLAAHGARTPRPVSADADARYAHRLSIDASALAPQVARKHEVDDVVPVTEIDRQKVHFALIGTCTNGRLDDIRQAAAILKGRKLARGVRMIVTPASRKIYLAAAREGLIEILTEAGASFEAAGCGTCVGITNHLIPGDREVAISSANRNFQGRLGNHDAEIWLGSAATVAASALTGYITDPRTVDGGEWRPAHA, via the coding sequence ATGCCATCCACCATCGCTGAAAAAATTCTTGCCCGGCACGCGGGGCTGGACGAAGTCCGCGCCGGGGACATCGTGATCGCCGACGTGGACTTCGCCATGGTCCACGATGCCCGCGCCCCCAATGCCATCCGCATGGTCGACAAAATGGCGGCGACCAGCCTGCCCTTCGCGCCCCGCACGGCCTGGGTGCTGGACCACTATTCGCCGCCCCCCAACCTTGCCGCGGCCCAGACCCATACCGCGATGCGGCGCTTCGCGGACGAACACGGCAGCCCGCTGTACGACATCGGCGACGGCATCTGCCATCAGGTCCTGCCCGAAGGCGGACACCTGACCTGCGGCGACCTCGTCGTGGGCACCGATACGCATTCGGTCACCTACGGCGCCTTCAATGCCTTCGGCACGGGCGTGGAAGGCACCGACGTCACCGCCGTGATGGCAACGGGCAAGGTGTGGCTGCGCGTGCCGCAGAGCGCCCGCATCGAACTGCAGGGGCGCCTGCAGCCGGGCGTCTGGGCCAAGGACGTCACCTTGCACATGCTGGGCCGGTTCGGCGCCGAAGGCCTGAACTACCACGCCATCGAATACGTCGGCTCCGCCGTCGGCGCGATGGAGGTGGACGACCGCATGACGCTGGCCAACCACGCCGCGGAACTCGGCGCCAAGGCAGCCTTGCTGGAGGCCGACGACAAGGTCATCGCCTGGCTGGCCGCCCATGGCGCCCGCACGCCGCGCCCCGTATCCGCCGACGCCGACGCCCGCTACGCGCACCGGCTGTCCATCGACGCATCGGCGCTGGCGCCCCAGGTCGCGCGCAAGCACGAGGTCGACGATGTCGTGCCCGTGACCGAGATAGACCGGCAGAAAGTCCACTTCGCCCTCATCGGCACCTGCACCAACGGCCGCCTGGACGATATCCGCCAGGCTGCCGCCATTTTGAAAGGCCGCAAACTGGCGCGCGGCGTACGCATGATCGTGACCCCGGCCTCGCGCAAGATCTACCTGGCCGCCGCTCGCGAAGGCCTGATCGAAATCCTGACCGAAGCGGGCGCATCGTTCGAAGCGGCCGGCTGCGGTACCTGCGTCGGCATCACCAATCACCTGATTCCGGGCGACCGTGAAGTCGCGATCTCCAGCGCGAACCGCAACTTCCAGGGGCGCCTGGGCAATCACGATGCGGAAATCTGGCTGGGCTCGGCCGCCACGGTGGCGGCCTCGGCGCTTACCGGCTATATCACCGACCCGCGCACGGTCGACGGCGGCGAATGGAGGCCTGCCCATGCCTGA
- a CDS encoding Bug family tripartite tricarboxylate transporter substrate binding protein, with protein MSLSSLRHAAYAVAAACVFTLASTVAAQAADAPYPNRPIRLLVGFAAGGSSDTVARLMAPALSKALNQNIIIDNRPGAGGNIASDALVKAAPDGYTIMLGTIGSLAVNQHLSKLSYDPATDMEAISLAVSFSNVLVVNANSKIHSFAEYVEAARSPQSNLSFGSSGIGSSGHLAGELLKSVAGLHNQHVAYRGGAPAMNDLLGGTLGSIFASPTDAVQFINTGKLRAIATTGLTRLDVLPNVPTIAESGYPGFEANNWYAFMAPDNTPSDVVRTLNAAIVATLKDPEVAAKLRKLGLDPAPTTPAETAAYIRDESRKWGALVQKIQLNAI; from the coding sequence TTGAGCCTTTCTTCCCTGCGCCACGCCGCGTACGCGGTCGCCGCGGCATGCGTTTTCACTCTGGCGAGCACCGTTGCCGCCCAGGCCGCGGACGCGCCCTACCCCAACCGCCCCATCCGCTTGCTGGTCGGGTTCGCCGCCGGCGGCAGTTCCGATACCGTGGCGCGCCTGATGGCGCCGGCGCTGAGCAAGGCGCTGAACCAGAACATCATCATCGACAACAGGCCGGGCGCCGGCGGCAACATCGCCTCCGACGCGCTGGTGAAAGCGGCGCCGGACGGCTACACCATCATGCTGGGCACCATCGGATCGCTCGCCGTCAACCAGCATCTGAGCAAGCTGTCCTACGATCCCGCCACCGACATGGAAGCCATCTCGCTCGCCGTGTCCTTTTCCAATGTGCTCGTCGTCAACGCCAACAGCAAGATCCACAGCTTCGCCGAGTACGTCGAAGCGGCACGCAGTCCGCAATCCAATCTTTCATTCGGCTCGTCGGGCATCGGCAGCAGCGGCCATCTGGCCGGCGAGCTGCTGAAGTCGGTCGCCGGCCTGCATAACCAGCATGTGGCCTACCGCGGCGGCGCGCCCGCCATGAATGACTTGCTGGGTGGGACGCTGGGCTCCATCTTCGCCAGCCCCACCGACGCGGTGCAGTTCATCAACACCGGAAAACTGCGCGCCATCGCGACCACCGGACTGACGCGGCTCGACGTGCTGCCCAATGTGCCCACCATCGCCGAATCCGGCTATCCGGGTTTCGAGGCCAACAACTGGTATGCCTTCATGGCGCCCGACAACACGCCCTCCGATGTCGTCCGCACCCTGAACGCCGCCATCGTGGCCACCCTGAAGGACCCCGAAGTGGCCGCCAAGCTGCGCAAGCTGGGGCTGGACCCCGCGCCCACCACGCCCGCCGAAACAGCCGCCTATATCCGCGACGAAAGCCGCAAATGGGGCGCGCTGGTGCAGAAAATCCAACTCAACGCCATATGA
- the prpR gene encoding propionate catabolism operon regulatory protein PrpR: MTHPASPPFHARAGGTAPAGTPRLPVIQAVTGYGLFESFQSVAPEFSGRARVELLHDAFESAVEALQQAIAQGRCDVVVASGSNGAFLRARLPVPVVLVQVGGYDLMAALARARASSRRIAVVLHQDVSPALRRFIQVFGMDVDLRAYETPDDAQQCVQALTRDGIEAVVGAGMIADYARKAGLTAVLLYSLDSVRAAMETALAIALAQHEERARRDRLDLVLRHLNDGVIAVDMQGRVTTINPAAARIIGTTAGRAVGQPLADAAPELQPGPVLARGAAELGRIEDLRGQSLVVDTVPLYEAGSQTGAVLTLHPSQPLEHAVGRLRAHGHRRSRSARYTLNGLVAVSAPMRELVHRCEVLARNSDASVLIQGESGSGKEVVAQGIHRASRRHARPFVAINCGAFPEQLLESELFGYEEGAFTGARRQGKAGLFEAADGGTLLLDEVGEMPLPLQTRLLRALQEKEITRVGGIDAIPVDVRIIAATHRDLAAMARQGAFRHDLFYRLHILHVRVPPLRERPEDIAALAAELFPAALERLGAAALAGAALAGALPLLMDHPWPGNVRELENVIERISLECLLAGAVPQPAVLRAVIDPSGAYAIVDAQRMPGADTAATPAHLGALQRAAEVRHIREALHAHGGNQAAAARALGISRTTLWRKLKAGDPAA, from the coding sequence ATGACACACCCAGCGTCTCCTCCCTTCCACGCGCGGGCCGGTGGCACCGCGCCGGCGGGCACGCCTCGCCTGCCAGTCATCCAGGCGGTGACCGGGTATGGGCTGTTCGAAAGTTTCCAGTCTGTCGCACCCGAGTTCTCCGGCCGCGCCCGGGTCGAACTGCTCCATGACGCCTTCGAGTCGGCCGTCGAAGCCTTGCAGCAGGCGATTGCCCAGGGCCGCTGCGACGTCGTCGTGGCCTCCGGCAGCAATGGCGCTTTCCTGCGCGCCAGGCTGCCCGTGCCCGTGGTACTGGTGCAGGTCGGCGGCTACGACCTGATGGCGGCGCTGGCGCGCGCCCGCGCCTCGTCCCGGCGCATCGCCGTCGTGCTGCACCAGGACGTCTCCCCCGCCTTGCGCCGCTTCATCCAGGTTTTCGGCATGGACGTGGACTTGCGCGCCTACGAAACACCCGACGATGCACAGCAATGCGTGCAGGCGCTGACCCGGGACGGCATCGAGGCGGTGGTGGGGGCCGGCATGATCGCCGACTACGCCAGGAAGGCGGGCCTGACGGCGGTGCTGCTTTACTCGCTGGATTCCGTGCGCGCCGCCATGGAGACTGCGTTGGCCATTGCCCTGGCGCAACATGAGGAGCGCGCCCGCCGCGATCGCCTCGATCTGGTGCTGCGGCACCTGAACGACGGGGTCATCGCGGTGGACATGCAGGGGCGGGTGACGACGATCAACCCCGCCGCTGCCCGCATTATCGGGACGACGGCGGGGCGGGCAGTGGGACAGCCGCTGGCCGACGCCGCGCCCGAGCTGCAACCCGGGCCTGTCCTGGCGCGCGGCGCGGCGGAGCTGGGCCGCATCGAAGACCTGCGCGGCCAGTCGCTGGTCGTCGATACGGTGCCGCTGTACGAGGCGGGCTCGCAGACCGGCGCGGTGCTGACGCTGCATCCCTCCCAGCCGCTGGAACATGCCGTCGGCCGCCTGCGGGCCCATGGGCACCGGCGATCGCGTTCGGCGCGCTACACCCTCAATGGCCTGGTGGCCGTGTCGGCGCCGATGCGCGAACTGGTGCATCGCTGCGAGGTGCTGGCGCGCAACAGCGACGCCTCCGTGTTGATTCAGGGTGAAAGCGGTTCCGGCAAGGAGGTGGTGGCGCAAGGCATACACCGCGCCAGCAGACGCCATGCGCGGCCGTTCGTGGCCATCAATTGCGGCGCCTTTCCGGAGCAATTGCTGGAAAGCGAGCTGTTCGGCTACGAGGAAGGCGCCTTCACCGGGGCGCGACGCCAGGGCAAGGCCGGCCTGTTCGAGGCGGCCGACGGCGGCACGCTGCTGCTGGACGAGGTCGGGGAAATGCCCCTGCCGCTGCAAACCCGCCTGCTGCGCGCCCTGCAGGAAAAGGAAATCACCCGGGTCGGCGGGATCGACGCGATCCCGGTGGACGTGCGCATCATCGCGGCGACGCATCGCGACCTGGCGGCCATGGCCCGCCAGGGGGCATTCCGGCACGACCTGTTCTATCGGCTGCATATCCTGCATGTGCGCGTCCCACCGCTGCGCGAGCGCCCGGAGGACATCGCGGCGCTGGCCGCGGAGCTGTTCCCCGCGGCCTTGGAGCGACTGGGCGCGGCGGCGCTGGCCGGCGCCGCCCTGGCGGGGGCCCTGCCGCTGCTGATGGACCATCCCTGGCCCGGCAACGTGCGGGAGCTGGAGAACGTCATCGAACGGATATCGCTGGAATGCCTGCTGGCCGGCGCCGTGCCGCAGCCAGCAGTGCTGCGCGCGGTCATCGACCCGTCCGGTGCGTATGCCATTGTCGATGCGCAGCGCATGCCCGGCGCCGATACGGCGGCCACCCCGGCACACCTGGGCGCGCTGCAGCGCGCTGCGGAAGTGCGGCACATCCGCGAGGCGCTGCACGCGCATGGCGGCAACCAGGCCGCCGCCGCGCGCGCGCTGGGCATCAGCCGCACCACCTTGTGGCGCAAGCTGAAGGCCGGCGACCCGGCGGCGTGA